Proteins encoded by one window of Streptomyces uncialis:
- a CDS encoding DUF1349 domain-containing protein, with protein sequence MTATTSPRAAGRRSGRGGFLPLLRAEWTKFRTVRSWVTGMGVAALLMVLVALLAGASSDQKGAPPVPVGPGGEPVTDSYFLVHKPLTGDGSVTVAVSALRSNVPKGPGDLRPGVVPWAKAGLIVKESTRQGSSYAAVMVTGKHGVRMQDDYVNDTAGPPGPVSAGSPRWLRLDRSGTEVTGYASSDGRHWTEVGTARVSGLGSTVRVGLFVASPPAVEGLGTTGSVSTAVFTDLRLRGERTTGGGWSGEQLGAGSPTFAGYPDDGSGSFTRSGGRITVTGAGDIAPAVRDSLPTGGTLRDILTGTFAALIAVIVVGALFITSEYRTHMIHLTLAADPRRSRVLVAKAVVLGGVTFVAGLAGALLAVPLGERLARANGVYLFPVASSTGIRVAFGTAALLAAASVLALALGAVLRHSAAAVTTAVVVIVVPYLLTAVPFMPAGVADQLARVTPAAGFAVQQTLVRYEHVASHYTPYHGYYPLAPWAGLAVPAGYAVAGLVVAAVLLRRRDA encoded by the coding sequence GTGACCGCGACGACGAGTCCCCGCGCGGCCGGCCGAAGGAGCGGGCGGGGCGGATTCCTGCCGTTGCTGCGCGCGGAGTGGACGAAGTTCCGCACCGTCAGGAGCTGGGTGACCGGTATGGGGGTGGCGGCGCTGCTGATGGTGCTGGTCGCCCTGCTCGCCGGGGCGAGCAGCGATCAGAAGGGCGCGCCGCCCGTCCCGGTCGGACCGGGCGGGGAACCGGTGACCGACAGCTATTTCCTCGTGCACAAGCCGCTGACCGGGGACGGCAGTGTCACCGTCGCCGTCTCCGCGCTCAGGAGCAATGTGCCCAAGGGGCCCGGGGATCTGCGGCCCGGCGTGGTGCCGTGGGCGAAGGCCGGGCTGATCGTCAAGGAGAGCACCCGTCAGGGGTCGTCCTACGCGGCGGTGATGGTCACCGGCAAGCACGGCGTGCGGATGCAGGACGACTACGTCAACGACACGGCCGGGCCCCCCGGGCCGGTCTCCGCCGGGTCCCCCCGATGGCTGCGGCTGGACCGCTCGGGCACCGAGGTCACCGGCTACGCCTCCAGCGACGGCAGGCACTGGACCGAGGTGGGTACCGCGCGGGTGAGCGGGCTCGGATCGACCGTGCGGGTGGGGCTCTTCGTCGCCTCCCCGCCCGCCGTCGAGGGACTGGGCACGACGGGCAGTGTGTCGACGGCCGTGTTCACGGACCTCCGGCTCCGGGGGGAGCGGACCACCGGTGGTGGGTGGAGCGGTGAGCAACTGGGAGCCGGATCACCCACCTTCGCCGGATACCCGGACGACGGGTCGGGGTCGTTCACCCGGTCCGGCGGCCGGATCACGGTGACCGGCGCGGGCGACATCGCGCCCGCCGTCCGCGATTCCCTGCCGACCGGCGGCACGCTCCGGGACATCCTCACGGGCACGTTCGCCGCGCTGATCGCGGTGATCGTCGTGGGGGCGCTGTTCATCACCTCGGAGTACCGGACCCACATGATCCACCTCACCCTGGCGGCCGACCCGAGGCGTTCCCGGGTGCTGGTGGCCAAGGCGGTCGTGCTGGGAGGTGTCACCTTCGTCGCCGGACTGGCGGGAGCGCTCCTCGCGGTTCCGCTCGGGGAGCGGCTGGCCCGGGCCAACGGCGTGTACCTCTTCCCGGTGGCGTCCTCGACCGGCATACGTGTGGCGTTCGGGACCGCGGCGCTGCTCGCGGCCGCCTCGGTCCTCGCGCTCGCCCTCGGCGCAGTCCTGCGGCACAGCGCCGCCGCGGTCACCACCGCCGTCGTCGTCATCGTGGTGCCCTACCTCCTGACCGCCGTCCCGTTCATGCCCGCGGGGGTGGCGGACCAGCTGGCCAGGGTGACTCCGGCGGCGGGCTTCGCCGTCCAGCAGACACTGGTGCGGTACGAGCACGTCGCGAGTCATTACACGCCGTATCACGGCTACTATCCGCTCGCGCCCTGGGCCGGGTTGGCCGTGCCGGCCGGCTACGCGGTGGCGGGCCTGGTCGTGGCCGCCGTCCTGCTCCGCCGGAGGGACGCGTGA
- a CDS encoding ABC transporter permease subunit gives MRPALHAEWTKTRTVPGPLWLLIGTVVATTALGAGAISVVDCTADGCGGDTVRVGLMGVHLGQALVAVLAVLVISGEYGSGMIGTTLTAVPRRATVLAAKAVVLSGVVSVGGTAAVLGSVLAGRLLLPDVGDRALSLSDGPTLRAVLGTVLYLVLIGLLSLGVATAVRDSATSVGVVLGLLYIVPIVSQTIGDPYWQRLLQQISPTSAGLAIQATTDLGSLPLSPWAGLGVTAGWAAAALVTGGLLLRVRDA, from the coding sequence GTGAGGCCGGCCCTGCACGCGGAATGGACGAAGACGCGGACCGTCCCCGGCCCGCTGTGGCTGCTGATCGGTACCGTCGTGGCGACGACGGCCCTGGGCGCAGGGGCGATCTCCGTGGTCGACTGCACGGCCGACGGTTGCGGCGGCGACACGGTCAGGGTCGGTCTCATGGGGGTTCACCTCGGCCAGGCGCTGGTCGCCGTCCTGGCCGTGCTGGTCATCAGCGGCGAGTACGGATCGGGCATGATCGGCACCACCCTGACGGCGGTGCCGAGGCGAGCGACCGTCCTCGCGGCCAAGGCCGTGGTCCTCTCCGGTGTCGTGTCCGTCGGCGGGACGGCCGCCGTCCTCGGGTCGGTGCTCGCCGGGCGCCTTCTCCTGCCGGACGTCGGGGACCGGGCACTGTCCCTGTCCGACGGGCCGACGCTGCGCGCGGTCCTCGGGACGGTCCTCTACCTCGTCCTGATCGGCCTTCTGAGCCTCGGTGTCGCGACCGCGGTGCGGGACTCCGCCACCAGCGTCGGCGTCGTTCTCGGCCTGCTGTACATCGTCCCGATCGTCTCGCAGACGATCGGCGACCCGTACTGGCAGCGGCTGCTCCAGCAGATCAGCCCGACGAGCGCCGGGCTCGCCATCCAGGCCACCACCGATCTCGGCAGCCTGCCCCTGAGCCCCTGGGCCGGTCTGGGCGTCACCGCCGGGTGGGCCGCCGCCGCCCTGGTGACCGGCGGCCTGCTGCTGCGCGTACGCGACGCGTAG
- a CDS encoding ATP-binding cassette domain-containing protein, with protein MSAPGIVVAGLRKRYGATLALDGMSFAVRPGVVTGFVGPNGAGKSTTMRVILGLDAVAEGTALVAGKPYRDLRFPFRHIGSLLDAAAPHPGRSARDHLLWLAHSQGLAARRVDGTIEQVGLTSVARRAAGGYSLGMRQRLGIAAALLGDPPVVMLDEPFNGMDPDGIIWMRGFLRALAAQGRSVLVSSHLMGELQGTADQLVAVGRGKVIADTGVADLIGAASGSRVAVRTSAPRDTMRVLAGAGATVAADGHGTVTVSGLAPDLVVTLLNRAAVPFSEVSAHRATLEEAYLELMRDAVEFRAAARPEGAR; from the coding sequence ATGAGCGCCCCAGGGATCGTCGTCGCCGGGCTGCGCAAGCGCTACGGGGCCACCCTGGCCCTCGACGGTATGTCCTTCGCGGTCCGTCCGGGTGTGGTGACCGGCTTCGTGGGGCCGAACGGCGCCGGGAAGTCCACCACGATGCGGGTGATCCTGGGTCTCGACGCGGTCGCCGAGGGCACCGCGCTCGTCGCGGGGAAGCCGTACCGCGACCTTCGCTTTCCGTTCCGCCACATCGGTTCGCTGCTCGACGCGGCGGCGCCGCACCCCGGGCGGAGTGCCCGTGACCACCTGCTCTGGCTGGCGCATTCGCAGGGACTGGCCGCGCGGCGGGTGGACGGGACGATCGAACAGGTCGGCCTGACCTCGGTGGCCCGGCGCGCGGCCGGGGGCTACTCGCTCGGCATGCGCCAGCGGCTCGGGATCGCCGCGGCCCTGCTCGGGGACCCGCCGGTCGTCATGCTCGACGAACCGTTCAACGGCATGGACCCCGACGGCATCATCTGGATGCGCGGCTTCCTGCGCGCGCTGGCCGCCCAAGGGCGCTCCGTCCTGGTGTCCAGCCATCTGATGGGCGAGTTGCAGGGCACCGCCGACCAGTTGGTCGCGGTCGGGCGCGGCAAGGTCATCGCCGACACCGGTGTGGCCGACCTCATCGGGGCGGCGTCCGGGAGCCGGGTCGCCGTGCGCACCTCCGCCCCGCGGGACACGATGCGGGTGCTCGCCGGGGCGGGGGCCACCGTGGCGGCCGACGGGCACGGCACGGTCACCGTCTCCGGTCTCGCCCCGGACCTCGTCGTGACGCTGCTGAATCGGGCCGCGGTGCCGTTCTCCGAGGTGTCGGCGCATCGGGCGACCCTCGAAGAGGCCTATCTGGAGCTCATGCGCGACGCGGTCGAGTTCCGCGCCGCCGCCCGGCCGGAGGGCGCACGGTGA